The Streptomyces asiaticus genome contains a region encoding:
- a CDS encoding GIY-YIG nuclease family protein, protein MTTFLYAISSSEQPAPVKIGKSGNVAKRLRQLQTASPVPLQVWWQRETSDPALETKLHRHFAAQRVSGEWFRFRQDDWPEEIAQVAELLEQQYPEQGEKLHKKQGGKRTFVVGHTHRPPNGVPEWATEDAGKGIRCECGHTTTDHGGPPPYTCGGLIPGWGCDYGCECLEFRSDVPWSPSAWLTAAADCRRCQTAKKG, encoded by the coding sequence ATGACTACATTCCTGTACGCCATCAGTAGCTCAGAACAGCCAGCACCCGTGAAGATCGGCAAGTCAGGTAACGTCGCCAAGAGGCTGCGTCAGTTACAAACCGCCTCACCGGTCCCACTCCAGGTGTGGTGGCAGCGAGAAACGTCCGACCCTGCGTTGGAAACCAAGCTGCACCGTCATTTCGCCGCGCAGCGTGTGTCTGGCGAGTGGTTCCGCTTCCGACAGGATGACTGGCCCGAAGAAATCGCCCAGGTGGCCGAACTCCTGGAGCAGCAGTACCCGGAGCAAGGCGAGAAGCTCCACAAGAAGCAGGGCGGAAAGCGGACCTTCGTGGTCGGGCACACACACCGACCGCCCAACGGGGTCCCTGAGTGGGCTACCGAAGACGCCGGTAAGGGCATCCGTTGCGAGTGCGGACACACCACAACCGACCACGGAGGGCCTCCTCCCTACACCTGTGGCGGCCTCATCCCTGGGTGGGGCTGTGATTACGGATGCGAGTGCCTCGAGTTCCGAAGCGATGTGCCATGGTCGCCGAGCGCATGGCTGACAGCGGCAGCAGACTGCCGTCGGTGCCAAACGGCGAAGAAGGGCTGA
- a CDS encoding GNAT family N-acetyltransferase, producing the protein MTYPIRITGSKVVLREFSIRDVEDVLAIIGDDKVTRWLSFDSRDRDQAIAMIEGTLERAQQEPRTEYYLAVAKHGDDHVIGFARIGYAGVKAGKLGYAIAAEEWGRGYATDAARTLTTYAFTELGLHRISAAIGPENAASIAMVEQLGFTREGVLRDHVYTNGAWRDSVLYSVLSHEWG; encoded by the coding sequence TTGACGTATCCAATCCGTATCACCGGCAGCAAGGTGGTCCTGCGTGAGTTCTCTATACGGGATGTCGAGGATGTCCTGGCGATCATTGGCGACGACAAAGTCACCAGGTGGTTGTCTTTCGACAGCCGTGATCGGGACCAGGCCATCGCCATGATCGAGGGGACACTCGAACGCGCCCAGCAGGAGCCGCGGACGGAGTACTACCTGGCAGTGGCCAAGCACGGCGACGACCATGTCATCGGCTTCGCACGGATCGGATACGCCGGCGTCAAGGCCGGCAAGCTCGGCTACGCGATCGCAGCAGAGGAATGGGGCCGCGGCTACGCCACGGACGCGGCCCGCACCCTCACGACATACGCATTTACGGAGCTGGGCCTGCACCGAATCAGTGCGGCGATCGGACCCGAGAATGCGGCTTCGATCGCCATGGTGGAGCAGCTCGGATTCACCCGGGAGGGAGTCCTGCGCGATCACGTCTACACGAACGGTGCCTGGCGCGACAGTGTGCTGTACTCCGTCCTCTCCCATGAGTGGGGCTGA